From Xenopus laevis strain J_2021 chromosome 7L, Xenopus_laevis_v10.1, whole genome shotgun sequence, one genomic window encodes:
- the LOC108695753 gene encoding ubiquitin carboxyl-terminal hydrolase 17-like protein D, with product MATKVGANQTLCFLYLSRCHQMVTAFKTVTVHQPSNVLTLCLNRFDIFSNRKIKKSVAYPECLDLRCYTSEPNGTPILYNLYAVLVHAGTTCNSGHYFCYVKGPNGNWYKMNDNSVTSVDIKIVLKQEAYLLFYIRTPDNQTCTVSSTADSEQQITTKQRGISSTADSEQP from the exons ATGGCTACAAAGGTTGGTGCTAATCAGACATTGTGTTTCTTGTATCTTTCTAGGTGTCATCAAATGGTTACGGCATTTAAAACAGTTACTGTTCACCAACCATCCAATGTGCTAACCCTGTGCCTAAACAGGTTCGACATTTTCAGTAATAGGAAGATTAAAAAG AGTGTAGCGTATCCGGAATGTCTTGATCTCCGGTGTTACACCTCAGAGCCAAATGGAACACCAATTCTTTACAATTTGTATGCCGTTCTTGTCCACGCTGGAACAACCTGCAATAGTGGACATTATTTCTGCTATGTGAAG GGCCCCAATGGAAACTGGTACAAAATGAACGACAATTCTGTGACATCTGTAGACATCAAGATAGTGTTGAAGCAGGAGGCCTACCTGCTGTTCTATATCAG AACCCCGGATAACCAGACATGCACAGTATCGtctacagctgattctgaacagcAAATCACTACCAAGCAACGTGGCATTTcatctacagctgattctgaacagccCTAA